The DNA window AGCTGGTGTACTTGGTGACAGCCTTGGTTCCCTCACTGACAGCATGCTTGGCCAACTCTCCCGGCAGAAGCAGGCGAACAGCCGTTTGGATTTCTCGACTGGTGATGGTCGAGCGCTTGTTGTAGTGAGCCAGACGAGACGCCTCGGCAGCAATGCGCTCGAAAATATCATTTACAAAGCTGTTCATGATGCTCATCGCCTTAGATGAAATGCCGGTGTCAGGATGGACCTGCTTGAGAACCTTGTAAATGTAGATGGCATAGCTCTCCTTCCTCttgcgcttctttttcttgtcggTCTTGGTGATATTCTTCTGAGCCTTGCCAGCCTTCTTGGCTGCCTTTCCACTAGTTTTCGGCGGCATTATTcactttacttatattttcacaaacaCAATTCACTTATCATAATGTGGCTCTGAACGcgttcatttttatacttttttacgaACAATCATTTCAGGTCTAAGTCACCCACCCCTAACTGAAAGCGCTGGCAGacgaaaaagtataaatatttccctgCCGGGGTTCGGCCAGCATTCGTGTTCCGTGTGTTAAGTGAACTAAGTGAAATAA is part of the Drosophila yakuba strain Tai18E2 unplaced genomic scaffold, Prin_Dyak_Tai18E2_2.1 Segkk15_quiver_pilon_scaf, whole genome shotgun sequence genome and encodes:
- the LOC120322203 gene encoding histone H2B, which codes for MPPKTSGKAAKKAGKAQKNITKTDKKKKRKRKESYAIYIYKVLKQVHPDTGISSKAMSIMNSFVNDIFERIAAEASRLAHYNKRSTITSREIQTAVRLLLPGELAKHAVSEGTKAVTKYTSSK